One window of the Triticum dicoccoides isolate Atlit2015 ecotype Zavitan chromosome 3B, WEW_v2.0, whole genome shotgun sequence genome contains the following:
- the LOC119277635 gene encoding coronatine-insensitive protein homolog 1a, translated as MGGEVPEPRRLSRALSFGVPDEALHLVMGYVDAPRDREAASLVCRRWHRIDALTRKHVTVAFCYAADPSRLLARFPRLESLALKGRPRAAMYGLISDDWGAYAAPWVARLAAPLECLKALHLRRMTVTDDDVATLIRSRGHMLQELKLDKCSGFSTDALRLVARSCRSLRTLFLEECVITDEGGEWLHELAVNNSVLVTLNFYMTELKVVPADLELLAKNCKSLLSLKISECDLSDLIGFFEAANALQDFAGGSFNEVGELTKYEKVKFPPRVCFLGLTFMGKNEMPVIFPFSASLKKLDLQYTFLTTEDHCQLISKCPNLFVLEVRNVIGDRGLEVVGDTCKKLRRLRIERGDDDPGLQEEQGGVSQLGLTAVAVGCRDLEYIAAYVSDITNGALESIGTFCKNLYDFRLVLLDRQKQVTDLPLDNGVRALLRSCTKLRRFALYLRPGGLSDIGLDYIGQYSGNIQYMLLGNVGESDHGLIRFAIGCTNLRKLELRSCCFSEQALSLAVLHMPSLRYIWVQGYKASPAGLELLLMARRFWNIEFTPPSPEGLFRMTLEGEPCVDKQAQVLAYYSLAGQRQDCPDWVTPLHPAA; from the exons ATGGGCGGGGAGGTGCCGGAGCCGCGGCGGCTCAGCCGCGCGCTCAGCTTCGGCGTGCCCGACGAGGCGCTGCACCTCGTCATGGGCTACGTCGACGCCCCGCGCGACCGGGAGGCCGCCTCGCTCGTCTGCCGCCGCTGGCACCGCATCGACGCGCTCACCCGCAAGCACGTCACCGTCGCCTTCTGCTACGCCGCCGACCCCTCGCGCCTCCTCGCCCGCTTCCCGCGCCTCGAGTCGCTGGCCCtcaagggcaggccgcgcgccgccATGTACGGCCTCATCTCCGACGACTGGGGCGCCTACGCCGCGCCCTGGGTCGCACGGCTCGCCGCGCCGCTCGAGTGCCTCAAGGCGCTCCACCTGCGACGCATGACCGTCACCGACGACGACGTCGCCACGCTCATCCGCTCCCGCGGCCACATGCTGCAAGAGCTCAAGCTCGACAAGTGCTCCGGCTTCTCCACCGAcgcgctccgcctcgtcgcccgctCCTGCAG ATCCTTAAGAACATTATTTCTTGAAGAATGCGTGATTACTGACGAAGGTGGTGAATGGCTTCATGAACTTGCTGTCAACAATTCTGTTCTTGTGACACTGAACTTCTACATGACTGAGCTCAAAGTGGTGCCGGCTGATCTGGAGCTTCTAGCAAAGAACTGCAAATCATTACTTTCTTTAAAGATCAGTGAGTGTGACCTTTCAGACCTGATTGGTTTTTTCGAAGCAGCCAATGCATTGCAAGATTTTGCTGGAGGATCGTTCAATGAGGTAGGAGAGCTAACAAAGTATGAAAAAGTCAAGTTTCCACCAAGAGTATGCTTCTTGGGGCTTACGTTCATGGGGAAAAATGAGATGCCTGTTATCTTCCCCTTTTCTGCTTCATTAAAGAAGCTGGACTTGCAGTACACTTTCCTCACCACTGAGGATCATTGCCAGCTTATctcaaaatgcccgaacctattTGTTCTTGAG GTGAGGAATGTGATAGGAGACAGAGGGCTGGAGGTTGTCGGCGATACATGCAAGAAGCTACGAAGACTTCGAATTGAGCGAGGGGATGATGATCCAGGTCTACAAGAAGAGCAAGGAGGAGTTTCTCAGTTAGGCCTGACAGCGGTAGCTGTTGGTTGCCGAGAcctggagtacatagctgcctatGTATCTGATATCACCAACGGTGCTCTTGAATCCATTGGGACCTTCTGCAAAAATCTCTACGACTTCCGGCTTGTCCTGCTCGACAGACAAAAGCAGGTAACTGATCTGCCACTCGACAACGGTGTTCGTGCTCTGTTAAGGAGTTGCACCAAGCTCCGGAGATTTGCTCTCTACCTGAGACCTGGAGGGCTCTCAGACATAGGCCTCGACTACATCGGGCAGTACAGCGGCAACATTCAGTACATGCTGCTGGGCAACGTCGGTGAATCTGACCACGGGTTGATCCGCTTTGCGATAGGATGCACCAACCTGCGGAAGCTTGAGCTTCGGAGCTGCTGCTTCAGCGAGCAAGCCCTGTCCCTCGCGGTGCTCCACATGCCCTCGCTCAGGTACATATGGGTGCAAGGCTACAAAGCCTCTCCAGCAGGCCTCGAGCTCCTGCTCATGGCGAGGCGATTCTGGAACATCGAGTTCACGCCCCCCAGCCCCGAGGGCTTGTTCCGCATGACGCTTGAAGGAGAACCCTGCGTGGATAAGCAGGCCCAGGTTCTTGCCTACTACTCCCTTGCTGGGCAGAGGCAGGACTGCCCTGACTGGGTGACCCCGTTGCATCCAGCTGCATGA